CGCGCTCTGGATCCTCGTTTGTCGATAAACGGGAAACAATTGCTTTGAGTAATGTACATCTAGATGTATATTACAACTAGCTGGGAAGATGTCAAGAGAAGCACCAGGAGGAGTTGTGAAGATCGCAGTCGCGACAATCGACGGAGTATCGGTTTCTCAACATTTCGGCCAGAGCAAGGGATTCGTAGTTTTCGAGGCGGAAGGCAGCACGCTGGGCGCGCGGGAATTCCGTACCAATCACCACACGCCTCATGCGCAGGGACTCTGCAATCGCGAAGGAGGACATCGGCATGGAGCGCACAATCATGGAGACATCCTCGAACTTCTGAATGATTGCAGTGTCGTATTGTG
This window of the Terriglobia bacterium genome carries:
- a CDS encoding iron-molybdenum cofactor biosynthesis protein — protein: MKIAVATIDGVSVSQHFGQSKGFVVFEAEGSTLGAREFRTNHHTPHAQGLCNREGGHRHGAHNHGDILELLNDCSVVLCGGMGAGAAQALRTQGIEPIILAAASSADEAVASYLNGTLPTSETGLCNCDH